Proteins encoded within one genomic window of Guyparkeria hydrothermalis:
- the rpmD gene encoding 50S ribosomal protein L30 — MSQKANGKIRVRLVRSMNNRLESHKACVRGLGIRRMHQEVEVADTPENRGMINRVHYMLEVQEAK; from the coding sequence ATGAGTCAGAAGGCTAACGGCAAGATCCGGGTGCGTCTGGTCCGGTCGATGAACAATCGACTCGAGTCCCACAAGGCCTGCGTTCGCGGCCTGGGCATCCGTCGTATGCATCAAGAGGTGGAAGTGGCCGATACCCCGGAAAACCGGGGCATGATCAATCGCGTCCACTACATGCTCGAAGTACAGGAAGCTAAGTAA
- the rpsE gene encoding 30S ribosomal protein S5, giving the protein MSRNANDVSNEGLIEKLVTINRVSKVVKGGRQFSFTALTVVGDGEGRVGFGYGKAKEVPAAIQKAMERARNSMVDVPLRDGTLYYETKGVHGAGRVFMKPASEGTGVIAGGAMRAVFEAAGVRNVLAKCIGTRNHMNVIRATINGLSQIHSPEAVAAKRGKRVEEILGDEA; this is encoded by the coding sequence ATGAGCCGTAATGCAAACGACGTCTCGAACGAAGGCCTGATCGAGAAGCTGGTCACCATCAACCGCGTGTCCAAGGTGGTCAAAGGTGGTCGCCAGTTCTCGTTCACCGCGCTGACCGTGGTGGGTGACGGCGAAGGCCGTGTCGGCTTCGGGTATGGCAAGGCCAAAGAAGTGCCGGCCGCCATCCAGAAGGCGATGGAGCGGGCTCGCAACAGCATGGTCGACGTACCGCTGCGCGACGGGACCCTGTACTACGAGACCAAGGGCGTGCACGGCGCGGGTCGCGTCTTCATGAAGCCGGCCTCCGAAGGTACCGGCGTCATCGCCGGTGGTGCCATGCGTGCCGTCTTCGAGGCCGCGGGCGTGCGCAACGTCCTGGCGAAGTGCATCGGGACCCGCAATCACATGAACGTGATCCGGGCGACCATCAACGGTCTCTCCCAGATCCATTCGCCGGAAGCGGTTGCCGCCAAGCGCGGCAAGCGCGTCGAGGAAATCCTGGGGGATGAAGCATGA
- the rplR gene encoding 50S ribosomal protein L18 has product MNESTKQRLRRARRARAKIKSLGVHRLSVHRSSNHTYAQLFAPEGTVVATASTLGKGVLADGEYGGNVAAAKKVGEAIAKAALDKGIDTVAFDRSGFIYHGRVQAVADAAREAGLKF; this is encoded by the coding sequence ATGAACGAAAGTACCAAACAGCGGCTCCGCCGCGCACGTCGCGCCCGGGCCAAGATCAAGTCGCTCGGCGTGCATCGCCTGAGCGTGCACCGGAGCAGCAACCATACTTACGCGCAGCTCTTCGCACCGGAAGGCACGGTCGTCGCGACCGCGTCGACTCTGGGCAAGGGCGTGCTGGCCGACGGCGAGTACGGTGGCAACGTGGCCGCCGCCAAGAAGGTTGGCGAGGCCATCGCCAAGGCAGCCCTGGACAAGGGCATCGACACCGTGGCGTTCGACCGCTCGGGTTTCATTTACCACGGGCGTGTCCAGGCAGTTGCCGATGCGGCACGCGAAGCCGGCCTGAAGTTCTAA
- the rplF gene encoding 50S ribosomal protein L6, translating to MSRVARKPVAVPSGVEVKLDDQVLSFKGKNGELSLNVHPTVGVTFEDNQIQFTPNSDADIPMAGTMRSLAQGSVDGVANGFEIKLQLVGVGYRAQVQGQTLNLQLGYSHPIDFPLPEGVSAETPSATEIIIKGADKQKVGQVASNVRAMRPPEPYKGKGVKYADERILRKEAKKK from the coding sequence ATGAGTCGAGTAGCACGAAAGCCGGTCGCGGTCCCCTCGGGTGTCGAGGTTAAGCTTGATGACCAGGTTCTGTCCTTCAAGGGCAAGAACGGCGAGCTGAGCCTCAACGTTCACCCGACGGTCGGTGTGACCTTCGAGGACAACCAGATTCAGTTTACGCCGAACAGCGATGCCGACATTCCGATGGCTGGCACCATGCGCTCTCTGGCGCAGGGCAGCGTCGACGGTGTTGCCAACGGTTTCGAGATCAAGCTTCAACTGGTCGGCGTGGGTTACCGCGCTCAGGTGCAGGGCCAGACCCTGAACCTGCAGCTGGGTTACTCGCATCCGATCGACTTCCCGCTCCCGGAAGGCGTTTCGGCGGAAACTCCGTCGGCGACCGAGATCATCATCAAGGGCGCGGACAAGCAGAAGGTCGGCCAGGTGGCTTCCAACGTGCGGGCCATGCGTCCGCCGGAGCCTTACAAGGGCAAGGGCGTTAAGTACGCGGATGAGCGCATCCTGCGTAAGGAAGCCAAGAAGAAATAA
- the rpsH gene encoding 30S ribosomal protein S8 produces the protein MSMNDPIADMLTRIRNGQAARKTEVRMPASKFKKAVAQTLVDEGYIADVRVEGDKKPTLVLGLRYFEGKPVIEKINRVSRPGSRKFFGAENLPQVLGGLGVAVVSTSEGVMPDREARRRNIGGEVVCFVS, from the coding sequence ATGAGTATGAATGATCCGATCGCGGATATGCTGACGCGCATCCGCAATGGCCAGGCCGCACGCAAGACGGAAGTCCGTATGCCGGCCTCCAAGTTCAAGAAGGCTGTTGCCCAGACGCTGGTGGACGAAGGCTACATCGCCGACGTCCGCGTCGAAGGCGACAAGAAGCCGACGCTGGTCCTCGGTCTGCGCTACTTCGAAGGCAAGCCGGTTATCGAGAAGATCAACCGCGTTTCCCGTCCGGGTTCGCGCAAGTTCTTCGGCGCCGAGAACCTGCCGCAGGTCCTGGGTGGCCTGGGCGTAGCCGTGGTTTCCACCTCTGAGGGTGTGATGCCGGACCGTGAAGCACGTCGCCGCAACATCGGTGGCGAAGTCGTCTGCTTTGTATCGTAA
- the rpsN gene encoding 30S ribosomal protein S14, giving the protein MAKKSMIAREAKRQKLARQYADKRAKLRAIVADPEVDFDEKMAASAELQKLPRDSSYTRQVRRCALTGRPKGVYRKFGMGRNKLRQLAMAGEIPGLRKSSW; this is encoded by the coding sequence ATGGCTAAGAAAAGCATGATCGCTCGCGAGGCCAAGCGCCAGAAGCTGGCTCGCCAGTACGCCGACAAGCGCGCCAAGCTGCGCGCAATCGTCGCGGATCCCGAGGTGGATTTCGACGAGAAGATGGCGGCCTCCGCCGAGCTGCAGAAGCTGCCGCGCGATTCTTCTTACACCCGCCAAGTGCGCCGTTGTGCGCTGACCGGCCGTCCGAAGGGCGTCTACCGGAAGTTTGGCATGGGGCGTAACAAGCTCCGTCAACTGGCAATGGCCGGGGAAATCCCGGGCCTGCGCAAGTCCAGCTGGTAA
- the rplE gene encoding 50S ribosomal protein L5, giving the protein MARLQEYYSNTLRAELGKKLGIDNVMAVPKLTKITLNMGLGDSARDKKVIDNAVEEMGLITGQQPVVTYARKSIAGFKLREGMPLGVKVTLRGRTMYEFLDRLIHVASPRIRDFRGLSPKSFDGRGNYSLGVREQIIFPEIDFDKVDQVRGMDITITTTAKDNDQARALLDGFGFPFRR; this is encoded by the coding sequence ATGGCTCGACTTCAGGAATACTACTCCAACACGTTGCGTGCCGAGCTCGGTAAGAAGCTGGGCATCGACAACGTAATGGCCGTTCCGAAGCTGACCAAGATTACGTTGAACATGGGCCTGGGTGATTCCGCTCGTGACAAGAAAGTAATCGATAACGCAGTGGAAGAAATGGGTCTGATCACCGGTCAGCAGCCGGTGGTGACGTATGCGCGCAAGTCGATCGCGGGCTTCAAGCTCCGTGAAGGCATGCCGCTGGGTGTCAAGGTCACCCTCAGGGGACGTACGATGTACGAATTCCTCGATCGGTTGATCCATGTGGCGAGTCCCCGCATCCGCGACTTCCGTGGCCTGAGCCCGAAGTCGTTCGATGGTCGTGGCAATTACAGCCTCGGGGTTCGTGAACAGATCATCTTCCCGGAAATCGACTTCGACAAGGTCGATCAGGTCCGGGGTATGGATATCACGATCACAACGACTGCGAAGGACAACGACCAGGCCCGGGCACTGCTCGACGGCTTCGGTTTCCCCTTCCGTCGTTAA
- the rplX gene encoding 50S ribosomal protein L24 gives MRKIRQGDDVVVVAGKDKGRRGTVLRVVENGARVVVEGVNMVKKHQKPNPMIGRTGGIIEMEKPVDISNVMLFNPASEKGDRVGFKTLEDGRKVRYFKSNGEVVDA, from the coding sequence ATGCGCAAGATTCGTCAGGGCGACGACGTGGTCGTCGTTGCCGGCAAAGACAAGGGTCGTCGCGGCACCGTGCTCCGGGTCGTCGAGAACGGCGCGCGGGTGGTCGTCGAAGGGGTCAACATGGTGAAGAAGCACCAGAAGCCCAACCCGATGATCGGCCGCACCGGCGGCATCATTGAAATGGAGAAGCCCGTTGATATCTCCAACGTGATGCTGTTTAATCCGGCCTCCGAAAAAGGCGACCGGGTCGGCTTCAAGACGCTTGAAGACGGTCGGAAGGTTCGTTACTTCAAATCCAACGGCGAAGTCGTTGACGCTTAA
- the rplN gene encoding 50S ribosomal protein L14 produces MIQMQTVLNSADNSGARKVQCIKVLGGSHRRYAEIGDVIKVSVKDAIPRGRVKKGEVYNAVVVRTAKGVRRPDGSLIRFDGNAAVLLNAQLQPIGTRIFGPVTRELRGEKFMKIVSLAPEVI; encoded by the coding sequence ATGATCCAGATGCAAACAGTGCTGAATTCGGCAGATAACAGCGGCGCGCGCAAGGTCCAGTGCATCAAGGTGCTGGGTGGCTCGCACCGCCGTTACGCCGAGATCGGCGACGTAATCAAGGTGTCCGTCAAGGACGCGATCCCGCGCGGTCGCGTCAAGAAGGGCGAGGTCTACAACGCGGTCGTCGTACGTACCGCAAAGGGTGTTCGTCGTCCGGACGGCTCGCTGATCCGTTTCGACGGTAACGCGGCGGTCCTGCTGAACGCCCAGCTCCAGCCGATCGGTACCCGTATTTTCGGCCCGGTCACCCGTGAGCTGCGTGGCGAGAAGTTCATGAAGATCGTCTCGCTGGCGCCGGAAGTTATTTAA
- the rpsQ gene encoding 30S ribosomal protein S17: MTTVSEEKNVRTREGVVTSNKGDKSITVAVERRVQHPLYGKYMTRTTKFRVHDEENTCRQGDRVEIRETKPISKNKSWTLVRVVERSAE; this comes from the coding sequence ATGACGACGGTATCCGAAGAAAAGAACGTACGCACCCGTGAAGGGGTCGTAACCAGTAACAAGGGCGACAAGTCCATCACGGTGGCGGTCGAGCGTCGAGTTCAGCACCCGCTGTACGGCAAGTACATGACCCGGACGACCAAGTTCCGCGTGCATGACGAGGAAAACACCTGCCGTCAGGGTGACCGTGTCGAGATCCGCGAGACCAAGCCGATCTCCAAGAACAAGAGCTGGACCCTGGTCCGCGTTGTCGAACGCTCTGCTGAGTAA